The Anguilla rostrata isolate EN2019 chromosome 1, ASM1855537v3, whole genome shotgun sequence nucleotide sequence GTGCCCTCTGGTGTGTCTATCTCAGTAAGCATTGTCAAGACCCTGTACAACATTAACAGCTGATACCTCTGACCTATAAACAAGTAGACCGCTCTGTTCTGACACAGAGATAAAGATGTGGTGGTGAAATTGTTTGCAGCTTGCTTAAATATACTCACTTCTTTAAAACACCACTTAGAAAGAAGCACATAGcatgaattgtaaaaaaaaaaaaaaaaaaattgctcttAATTCTATTCTTCGGATCGGTCATACTTTTCCTGTGAAAAATGCTCTCATCTTCCACTTTCCGCACCTACCGTGTTATTATACTTAgcttttccccctctccacaAACAAAGACCATTAAAACTaaactttaaagaaatgaatggaACAGCTTACCCTCTACAGCTGCACCATGTAAAAGTATGCAATGTCACTTTAACATACCCCGAAGGaattttttcagggaaatgttactttcttttgtcttgtaACAGTTTACTTTGTTCTTGGCACTTACATCAGTACTGTAACTAAAAAGGGCTAAGGATTGCTGTGTATGGCTATGACAGGTATTGAGCCAGTCCAGCCAGCTTAACAGTATTGTCTGCTTCTTAGGTGTCACTCTCAGTTGGCCCACATACAAACCAGCAAACAAACAGAGCGAATAGATGATGAGGCCATGGGACAGAGGTCACTTGCGCACACATTATTAACAGACAGCAGCCCTTTGTCAGGCATGCCAGTGCTTGTAGCTGTCAATCATTGGAGACCAGGTGTCGCGTTTCACAGTGAAACGCAGCCCTCATGTTGGCCAGACGTGGTCAGAAAGAAGGGGCTGCTACGCGCTAGAACATATACCTTCAGcatcatgtaaaaaaacagtGTCCACTGCATTTCGTTTTCCATCCAGCTCTATTTTCTGTTAATATCTCATAACTATCTCAGCAACTAATTGCTGGTTCTGTGACAAAATCATAATAATGTGCtctaaatgagaaaaaaaatgatgtacaTGCTTTTGGCGTTACATCAATAATACATAAATGATGATGGAAAGAATCTAAACTCGTTCATCTTTCAGTAGCCTGAGACAGCCACATATTAGTTTATCACAGGGACAATATCCCAGCTAATCCCAATGCTACGCATTCCGAATTATAGGGTTCAATTAGACCCTTCCAGGACCAGATCTGGCTCTAAACATGAGGCCACCAAACTACAGAGGCCTACATGTAGTCTAGGCCAAAGATGATGCCGATCATATATCCAGATTTTCGACCAGAACACACAtcttacagtaaaatgttcagcagcTCCAAAACTCAAGTCATACTTGGTGGTGTTGTATTGAGTTTATTTAAGGTGTCTCTGCACATCACTGCAAAGCAGCAGAGGAGCTTGTGCAACATTACATACAAATACCAGAGTAATTGGGGTCATATCCCGAAAGCACTGGTAAGAGCAGACAGGCAACGTTTGATAAAAACGTCTACAACACAGCACTGTAAAATCGAATGTCACAGTGTTCAGTAGTTAAACAGTGTAACCAATAAATGCACTGTAAACTTCAAACATCGTTCTAAAAAGTGCAGTTGAAACTACCATTATCTGTGCTTAAGCCATTTAAAGAAGAGAGTGATTCAAAAGTCAAAGGTTATGTACAACAAATCAAAGTGCAAACAGTGAGACCCTGTTTCATTAATGATTCCCTGATCAAAGACAACAGAAAAAGCTCTGTAAAACTCAGGAATATGTGCTCTTTGGGAAACAAACCAGGGCAAAAGTACACTTCCGGAGTAAAATGTCAAAGAGACATACCGGTACAGTttacaaaaaaagcttttaaatacTACAGATTTCACACATATCGGGACAGCTGATGTACTGTAGTGACAGGCAGCTCTGGGCAGGCACGAGCTGCAGGCCGGGTTACTGTAGGACATTTGGGTGctttctgagcatgctcatatGAGCGCCTGCAGTTCCTCATCCGTCAGCTGGTTGACCTCCATGATCTTGTCAAGCTGCTCTCTGTAGCGTGCCTGGTCCTGGAGGAAGTGGGGGATCCGCACGTGCTCCATGGTTGCTAGACCCACCAGCCTGTCCACATCCTCATAAGAGACCTGCACAGCCAGGCAGAGCTCATTTAGGGCTTGGTGGGAATTTGTGCATAACTCCTTATCCCTAGTGGGCTTTTACGCTTTGTTATTTAACCCTGGCAACCCCAGGTACAGCCCCAGAGGGCCACAATGGCTACAGCCAATTCGTTAAACTCACTCATTTGGCTCTACTCTATCTCAAGGGTCTAGGAAAACTGAATTCAAACTGAGGTTATTTTCCCCAGAATTGAaaattgtcttcttaatatttctttcaagttttgtAACCCAATTATAAGCATTTCTTGGCcatttgtaaatgcaaaaaaaagtattaaaacaacacatcagcaaagaattcacagatttcagtttctggtaaatggactgcatttatatagcgcttttatccaaagcgctttacaattgatgcctctcgttcacccattcacacacacacactcacacaccaacagtgaaaggctgccatgcaaggtaccaatcagctcgttgggagcaattaggggttaggtgtcttgctcagggacacttcgacactcccagggcgagggatcgaaccggcaaccctccgactgccagacagccactcttacctcctgagctatgtctcaAGAAATACAACTGAGAAGCCTTGTACAAATCTCAGTTTAAACAGTGTCATACATGAGAGTATCGCAGTGTTTTTATAAACATTGCCCAGCCCTAGCGTGACGTCATTTTCATCATGTGAAAGTTTCATTTCCACATTAGtaatgtgcttttgtgttgcattttgcATTCTAGAGAAGCGTGAATGCTCACCTTCCCCAGCGCAGTTAAGAGCAGGAAGTCAATATTGTGTCTGTGCCTCAGGATCTTCAGGACGCCGTCCAGGTAAACCTGATCCTTACTGAAGCAGCCTGCCACAGGAATAAGCACTGAGTATCACTCCTAATCACTCAGGAGGCACCTTCAGTCTACTGTGAGAAAATAAACCCCATGGACAGTGTCTGACAAGGCAAGCATCGGAAGGCTTATTAAATCACATGTATGTTCTGGTTGTTGTCCAACTTAagatattttccaaaaaaaaaacaagcaaaaaaaaaaaaacagtttgaccTATTTTCATTGTTCAATTGGCTTAATAATCCCTCCCACTTCAGCTGAGTGTTTTCCACATAATAGcagttactactactactactactactaataataataataataataataataataataataataagatgaTGATAATAGGAGCTCAGAGGCAGAGGACCCATGAGCGCACGCttcggggcggggcggggtgtgCGGGTACCTGGCTGGCCGGTGTCGATCTGCCCCCTCTTGGCGCGGACGCAGTAGTCCCAGCGGGTGTTGGGGTCCCGGACGAAGCGGCCCAGGCTCTGGAAGAGCTGGCAGAAGGACAGGCGCCCGGCCTGGTGCACGGTGTAGTAGAGCAGGGCGGCGCGCCACAGCGTGGGGTCCCTGCGGAAGAGCACGCTGTGGATGCTGGCCAGGCCCTCCTCGGTGGGGTTCAGGGGCCTCAGGCCCAGCCTCTTCCGCCCCGCGCCGCTGCTCCACGGCTGCTGGCTGTTGTTGATGCCCCGGAAGTAGTGGGTGCctgtgagaaagagggaaatgGAGAGCAAAGACCAggaggagagcggagagagacagagcatgGCTGTGTGAATGCCTGTGGGATGGTGTGTAACTGTGGTACTGTCTGACCTGGCCCCTGTGGAATCTGTATTCAAGTGAgttctgaatttaatttcaagTGATTGTTAGAGTATTAGAACAACCAGATTATTTCCTAGCCTTGCCTAAAGCAAGTTCATGACATGAATGAATTTTGGACCATGCTTTAGaaaagacatgcatgtcatGTTCGGtatactcctgccattgcccttgaccaaggcactggcctcaggaCTGGAGGTCCCCGGAAGCTGCACtgtgctgcccactgctcctaagtaactaggatgggtgaAATACacaggacaaattaccccacagaGTCAATTAAGCTTACCTTAACTGAACCTATATCACTCTGGTCTATCTGCAAGATGACCttcatgaaaaatgaacaaacacaataaaaggGTGTacacaaattaatgaataacTGTGAATGTATACTGAACTTGCTCTACAAAGGTAATATCCAAAAGTCGGCTGTAATAAGAGAGTTGTGTCATATTGTCAGTTGAGCACTTTGATTACTAGGTCTTGTTAAGCACAAATGCACAGGTACTGGCATACAGACCTATCTCGTGCCTCAGCATACCCTCCAGCCAGTGCTCCCGGGCTGTGGAGATGTTGATGGTCAGTGTGGGGCGACCGTTCACCACGGTCATTGAAGCTCTAGAGAGAAGGTCATCAGTCAGGTGGACCACAATCTGCAGGAAAGAAGAGGGCCCATTTCCTGTGACATCTGGGAcacacctttatttattttattgtttatttttacagggacagtgcacaattaaaaagtaattgcacCAGAGTTAGCTAGCAGCTAATTTACATCTGTTGTCCCTGGGAAGGTATACAAATGACAACcataaaacagcaaatacacTACATAAAAAACCTTCTGCATACCCCATACAGTGTCCTCCACATAGCATCCCTCCTGCCTCTCATCTGCTCCCCCATTCTGTTatctccacctctcccctccccataCAGCCCCCCTCCGGCCACTCACCTCCCCAAACGATGTGCTCTACTTCTCACCTCCATGCAGCCCCCCTCCGGCCACTCACCTCCCCCATACAgctccctccacctctcaccTCCATACAGCCCccctcctgcctctcacctGCCCCATACAgctccctccacctctcaccTCCATACAACCCCCTCCGGCCACTCACCTCCCCCATACAATGTCCTCCACTTCTCACCTCCACATAGCATCCCTCCTGCCCCTCCACTCCTCCATTCTGTtacctccacctctcctccatACAACCCCTCTCCAGCCACTCACCTCCCCCATACAGCATCCTCCACCTCTCACCTCCATACAGCCCccctcctgcctctcacctGCCCCATACAgctccctccacctctcaccTCCATACAGCCCccctcctgcctctcacctGCCCCATACAgctccctccacctctcaccTCCATACAGCCccctcctgcctctcacctCCCCATACAGCccctcctgcctctcacctCCATACAgctccctccacctctcactTCCATACAGCCCccctcctgcctctcacctCCATACAgctccctccacctctcaccTCCATACAgctccctccacctctcaccTCCATACAgctccctccacctctcaccTCCATACAGCCCccctcctgcctctcacctCCCCCATACAGCCCTCTTTTTCCATGTACTTCTTTACATGGTACCCGATGCGGCTCTTGGTGAGCAGGCTTCCTCCTGTGGCCTGCTCAAACTTCTCATAGTTTCCGTACTTCTGCACAGCCAGCTCCAGGATGCGCAcagcctgagagagaaagatagatagagagagagacaaacagacagacagagagggaggcaaCATAAGTGAGGAGCAGGCTGGCAGCACTTTCAAACTTCCTGCTATTCACTGATTCAAAATGGATGCCTGACAGATAGCTGATCATATTATTATATGACTCAAAAAGGAGGATCAATAAATCACTAATTTTTATGGAAATAATTCTGTGTGGCGcagaaaaaacaggcaaaataaaCTATGCAGAAAAACTGTTAATGTGTAATGCTGAAAGGGGTAGACATGCTAAGCACACTGCAAAAATAACTGTTCACtacagaatctttttttttaaatctatgaaTGAGCAtaaactcaataaataaatcataaaagcaGACAGGCTTCTGACTGGAACATTTTATACTGGCTCTTCGTACTGGCTGTAATACTGAACATGTCACTGGCAAGCATGCACAGTCCTCCAGTTCCTGTACCTGCAAGCCGGTAACCTGTTGTACTGAAAACGTCCCTGGCCTGCAGGCACAGGAACTGGAGGACTGTGCATGCTTGAGCTGCAGTGCTCACTGCCTACCGCAGCTGAACTGTCACAGCTGCTGATTCCAAACCAGGCATAGAAAGTACTGGGAAAATGCCGTGTTTTACAGCATTACATTTGCACTGAGATATCTTTCTGATAACagtggcagtgtcctatccTTAATTCAAACCAGCAACCTTCTGGTTACAATTGTAATTCTTTATCAAGTAAGCCACACAGcatactgtagcctacatgcTGAGTGCATACTTTCTGTGCCGACAATGTGTAGACTGATCAACACAGAGTATATGATGGAACATCACAAAAGATCATTATCTGCCCTGACCTCTGCTTCCATGCTAACAAGCGCATTGTATGCTCGGAGGTCAGAAACCGTGACAAGTGTCACCCTCACAAGCAGGTGGGGTCTTTTGAGGTAACAAGGAGGTATGTCTATGTGTGACTGCAGCCATTCTACAATGGAGAACCATAATTAAATCAAGACTGTAACTGAAGCTGCTAGTGGTCTCATCATTGCCATGGAGAGCCTGCATGTAAAACACCAGTGCTCAGACTCATACAAGCCATGCCCCGACCACACACCCGTCACACCGATCCTGTTACTGCCTACTTTCCTGTTTGGATCCCCTTTCACTGGAGGCAGTCTGTCTCAGTCACAATGTAGCACAACACACAATTGGCAGAAACAGGACACCTATAGTACCTCGCTGCTGCTAACTCAATACTACAATAAAACTTTAATACCGGAAGATATCACAATTCCTTGCCTTATTTagatattcatattcatttacacTGCAATAAAATATACCTGTGGATCCAGACTAGTGGCTGAACACTTCTGATGATATTAAAACAGCATCTGGGCACACATCAGTTCATGtgaatattgtttatttttgtattaagCCCCTGTGAAACTTTAAGCGCATATGTACTATTcctgtttgtaaatgtaaactCTGGCAACTATTTCATCAACCAAACCAGAATTTCAAAAGCACTGCAGTAAAATTCAGCATACATCCATACAGCCCAGGTGGTAAGGTTCACTGCAGAAATGTTATGGGGTGATCACTTCATTGTACTGAACAATTTTTGGAAATATGGCTCCAGGAAAGCTGAGCTGAGACGTCACATACGCTGATCTTGCCTTAATTATGCAGAGCAGAATGCGGTCTCCTTGCTCTTACTCCAGGCTCATGCTCAATTCCAGTCAGCAGAAAATGCAGCTGACAGCGCTGCTCTCTACCTGCTGAGGTCTGACTGACCAAAGTCAAAGGGAAATTCACTTCAGCCAGGTCCTGTGGGATGAACAGATCTGGCAGACAGTCACTGCAAGGAAGAAACACTGAAAGGCTGCTGACTTGAACCTTGGGACCTTACAACAGAGGAGACCGACAACCCAGCAAGCAGTCTTGACACAATGCGCTAGACAGGAAAGCTATAAAGATCAGTGCTTGCCTGTGCCAAGCCTGTTGCTTACCTATGCCAACACCGACCGTCTGTCTGCATCAGTATCATATCACTTACACATCAGGAAACTGTCGCTAACCTGTGCCAGGACTCCTGCTGGTGCCAGGACCCTGTCTCTGCCAGGGAAACACCACTCACAGTACCTGGACCCTGTGTATGAACCTTGTTTGTGTTAAGAATTCCTCCCTTTCTCGGGCCTCAGCCGGGATGAGGAAACTGACCTGCGTGAGGAACTTGTCAGAGGCGTTGTTGTGCCGAGCCAGCACAAGCGGGGACACCGGGTTGCTGTACTCGAACTGCGGGTTGTATGTGAAGTCGGACTTGAAGAACTTGGCCTTCTCCTTGTCCACGTTGGTGGGCTTGATGGCGGAGAGGATGCACAGCTTCCTGGCGGAGTTCTCCCCGTCGCGCGCGGCGCTGCCCGCGGCCAGCAGGGGCAGCCTTGTGCGGGGGACGCCGCAGGAGGAGCTCAGCTTCCTGGCGGGGACTCGCGGGCGCGGCGCCAGGCCTATGGTGCTGCCGGTCACCTTGATGGCGTGGCCTGGCCGGGGGACCCCCGATGCGCGGGTCGACGGTTTGGGGCTCCCGCACCGCTCGGGCCCCGCCAGGGGTGCCGGGCCGAGAGCCTGCTGACCGCGGTCCTTCCCGTGTGCGGAGGAGGAGCATCGCCCAGGCGTGCGGGGCTTCTTGTAGGGAGAGTGTTTAgggctcttcctctcctctgcagtctgcagcagCACATTGTAGCTGCTGGTGCCGGTGGTAAAGATATCCTTTAGCACACTGGATGAGAGCTTCTGTAAGCTAATTTGGCTAAGGCTGACAGGCCTATCTGTGGGACTCAGAAGGTACTTCTTTGACAGCTCCAGTTCTGGCCAGTGGAGCCTCTCTGTGAAAAGACAACAATTTGATAAGAAATGAAGCCGATTCCTATACAAGTCTCTCATGCGTTCTCTCACATTCTTATATGACACAACCAAACAACCAAAATAGCTTGATCTAAGTAGCAAGCTTACCCCTTACTGCCCATGTCTATGAAAGAATCATTGATCCATAAGTCCTATTACCTACTAATCTGCAAGAGCAGATAGATTCAGAATAGATTTAATAAGGACTGACTGCGATTTTGTTACTATGTAGGGGAAATTTTGTTGTAACTATCTTCAGAATTCAGAGGTTTGAATGTAGGCACAGTACATCCCCGCAAATTTCGCCCAACAGCCTAGATCATCATCACAAATTGTCTAGCCTGATAGTACTGACGGGAGTGATGTGACTACCGTCATATCAGCCACATCAAACCCGTGTTTTTCTTATGTCTTAGCAGCTGCCCAGCTAGTAACAATGTCACAAAACGGGTGCAGAATCTTTAGAAAAACCGTAGATCTACTATGAATCAAGATGAATTAACTAAGATGCCTGTACTGTTCTGACACAATTGAatgcaatagtttttttttcaagttgaTTAGCCAGCTATGTGgtcaaatatttctaattcaaTTTAACGTCGGTATTATTTAAGTTGTTACTCATGAAAGGTCTCGATCTAATAATCAATACAATATAATTTGGTAAGTTATCACTGGAGCTAATACAACCATGAAATCTTTGCATGTGTGCTAGCTATGCAGTTAACGTTAACAGAAATACACTTGCTGATTACCAGTTcaacgttagcttgctaacttAAGCTAAGGATATTGACTAAATATGatctgattttcatttttgtaagaCGACTGGCCATGTTGTTGGCTaactgacaaaattaaaacacgtTAGCTTGCTACCTAGTATTAATAATAGCTTAGCTCACGGACATTAGACAGCTACTGTTAATTTACCAGCTAACGGTCAACATTACAGAGCTAGTTAGCAACATTTTGCTAAGCTGGTATTCGTTTACGTTTGCTAGACTAGTCACTGCAATAACGAACACAAATAGCGCTACAGCGCTAAACTGTTTggtaatttaaatgcaattggTTATACTAGATACATACCGGTTACTTTAATTGATTCGAGCATTCCTTGGATCTGTTCAGAAAGACAGAGCACAGCCTTCTTTTGAACACCCTTCTTAGTTCCTTAACCTCAGCTACCTCACTAGTCTAAGCTTGGATACAGCTGTAACTAGCTAGTAAGCCGAAGAACTGAGTTGGCTAGATAGCTTTCTATCTGATATTGTGCCCACCTTCGGTGAtatggttagctagctaagttagctcaAGTAATTGTGGTAGTTATAACTAAATGATATTTAATGATGATCTAATTCTACAATTAAAGAATGCCTATCGAAAATATTTTCTTGAGGAAATTATCAAGGAAATCAGCCTACTGACTAGCTACAAGAGGCTGACTTGATTGTGGACTCGGTGAACAGTCTCCCACGATCAGAACACACAAGGCGTTTGAGCTCCTCCAGTTGCCATGGCGCTTGTAATTACGTCACTAGGATACTTTCAATGGGCTCGTGTCGACTGTAAAAATAACTAGGCTACTCACTaatgtcctgtatgttttcatctCAGCAAAAAacttttcaacgtacaaaaatgccaaattagTCACGCATAAAAAACAGTGTCTATAAGCCattaatcattcattttaatttagcaaccatttaaaaactcgaacttaaaaaaaaaaacacttaagcCTGCcttcaaaagtattgatatcaaataagaccaagttacaacaaacgatgttggctatctt carries:
- the matcap2 gene encoding putative tyrosine carboxypeptidase MATCAP2, whose protein sequence is MLESIKVTERLHWPELELSKKYLLSPTDRPVSLSQISLQKLSSSVLKDIFTTGTSSYNVLLQTAEERKSPKHSPYKKPRTPGRCSSSAHGKDRGQQALGPAPLAGPERCGSPKPSTRASGVPRPGHAIKVTGSTIGLAPRPRVPARKLSSSCGVPRTRLPLLAAGSAARDGENSARKLCILSAIKPTNVDKEKAKFFKSDFTYNPQFEYSNPVSPLVLARHNNASDKFLTQAVRILELAVQKYGNYEKFEQATGGSLLTKSRIGYHVKKYMEKEGCMGEIVVHLTDDLLSRASMTVVNGRPTLTINISTAREHWLEGMLRHEIGTHYFRGINNSQQPWSSGAGRKRLGLRPLNPTEEGLASIHSVLFRRDPTLWRAALLYYTVHQAGRLSFCQLFQSLGRFVRDPNTRWDYCVRAKRGQIDTGQPGCFSKDQVYLDGVLKILRHRHNIDFLLLTALGKVSYEDVDRLVGLATMEHVRIPHFLQDQARYREQLDKIMEVNQLTDEELQALI